The DNA region ATAGTCGTCGTAATCGTCAAGATTTATTGTCGGATCGAGCAGAGCCAGGTTTGAAAGCGTGATAGCCTTGTCCAGGTCTGAATAATATTGCGAAGCCTGCTGCTTGACCTTGACCCCCTTGGATTTATAGAAGATGCTCACTTCGGGCCGCAAGGAGTCGAGATCACCTATCACAAAGTCCGGCAGCCAGTCCAGACCGTGTTTCAGGCTATACTCGTAAAGCTGGTTTGCACCCCCGTCGGCGCAGATCCTCAATTGCGAAGCATCCCACACCTGTTGTACAGCAGCCACTGGAAGCTTGATCTCCTGGTTAAGCAAAAGAAGTACCTTTTTGCCCGGCCCAGAAAAATAGTCTGTGGGGCAAATTACGTGCACATCGTCGGGGGGCATGATGTGGACATGATCCGGGTTTTCTGTGACCAAATTGTCGGCGGGCGGCGTAGAACCCATGATGGTCTGAAATACAGGTTTTTACGATAGTTACACTCCATTTACATTAAAATTTTCATGGCTGTGTAAGAAAAGCACGCACGCTGCTGCTATCTACGGCCTTTCTTGGAAGAGTCGTCTGGATCCTTGCGGGGTTCCACAAAGCCTCCACGGGTGTCCCTGTCGTGAGGAATGCCCTGCTCGTCCAGACGAGCAATGAGCTTATCTTTTTGAAGCAATCGCCACCTTGTAAGTTTTGCGTAGTCGTGAATTTGGAACCCGAAGATCTTCGGTGTGTATATGTCCACGCTGTGGCTTGGTATAAGCTCCGGGAACGCCTGGAAGAACATAGCAGGGAACGAGGTGCCAAAAAAGGCGCCGTCCAGCGATGAATGTCTCGATGACTTTGGGTTATAGATATCCTCGCAATTTGGGCAGTACAGCTTCACAGAAGCGACCTTGGGGGTATCGCTGAGTCCAACGGGGAGCAGAGGTGTCAGTTTGCAGAACACACGCGGACAGTATCCGAAATCGGCGTtcttgtatttttccatCATCTTGTTGAGACCTCTCTGAGTGATGATGTAGCGGGCGTGAATGAGAGCATACAAGAACTTGGCGTTATCCTCTAGCCGGGCGCGGGTCTGCTCCGACTCATTTTCGCTGATCTGCGTTCGATCCGTGATAATGTCCACCAGCAACGATATTCTGTCCACGTACTGATTGAGGCCTGTCAGGTTGAACCTATCGGTGATGTACTCGACGTCGACATCGCAGAAGTACTCATTGCCACGACTTCCTAAAAACCAGTCGATCCAGTACTCTGTATACTCGGAGCCCGAGTCGCTCATATATTCTGCAGAGGCCATCAGGACGGTTTAATATTAAGAAAAAataagtttttttttcgtatCACCACCATGTACTTTCTGAGCGGgtcgttttcgagcacTGCGGCCTATTTCGTTTCTGTCAACTCCACAAACGAGTACGTGGCCACAGCAGGAAATGATGCCACGATCATGGTGCGATCCATGTCCAAGTTCGTCGGAATGGTGCCCGATGCTGAGACGTTGGAAACGAAGAGTCCGTCGCAAGTGCAAACAACGCCGGCCATTGACAAGGCCAAATTCACCGAGGCGCAGCAGGCTGATAATGTTGTCACGCTCAAGACGCGGAGTAAGATCTCGTGTTTGAAGTTTGCAAACCTGCGCCAAAACAGTCATCTTCTCGTGGCCCTGTGCAAAAACGGAGAGGTTTTCCTTGTCGAGCACCCAGAAAATTCAGAATTGTGTGAAACCACGTTGTTGTACCGTCAAAAAAAAGGTCAGTTGATAGACTGCAGCTGGTCCGCAgacgaccagctgctggcctTCTCCTCGATGAACAACGAGGTTGTCATCTACGACACACTCTACAGAAAACAGCTCACGAGCTTGCACATACACAGCAACGACGACACTATCGCCGTGAAGGGGATCACCTTCGATCATTGCGCCAACAAGTACTTATTCACACAGGGAgacgacaagctggctAATATCGTCGAGTATTCTTTGCAAGAGGACCAGGAACACGGTAGGGTGTTCAAGTACAAGATTGCCCAACAACTGTCAAATTTGTCGAGCAACCTCA from Ogataea parapolymorpha DL-1 chromosome V, whole genome shotgun sequence includes:
- a CDS encoding Casein kinase II subunit beta → MASAEYMSDSGSEYTEYWIDWFLGSRGNEYFCDVDVEYITDRFNLTGLNQYVDRISLLVDIITDRTQISENESEQTRARLEDNAKFLYALIHARYIITQRGLNKMMEKYKNADFGYCPRVFCKLTPLLPVGLSDTPKVASVKLYCPNCEDIYNPKSSRHSSLDGAFFGTSFPAMFFQAFPELIPSHSVDIYTPKIFGFQIHDYAKLTRWRLLQKDKLIARLDEQGIPHDRDTRGGFVEPRKDPDDSSKKGRR